One segment of Actinomycetota bacterium DNA contains the following:
- a CDS encoding threonylcarbamoyl-AMP synthase, with amino-acid sequence MIEDAVAAIRDGEIVGVPTDTVYGVAADPANGAALERLALLKGRTAGRPFPVLVTSLRQAADLVEFSAAATRLGTEHWPGPLTLVLRARRDLPVVHDGTIGVRVPDHPAALWLLEVAGPLAVTSANRSGEAAAHDDQEAKAIFGNEVAVYLGGSSPGGTPSTVVDCTVDPPVLLRAGPIG; translated from the coding sequence ATGATCGAGGATGCCGTGGCGGCCATTCGGGACGGAGAGATCGTGGGTGTTCCCACGGATACGGTGTACGGAGTTGCCGCCGATCCCGCGAACGGCGCGGCGCTCGAACGTCTCGCATTGCTCAAGGGCCGAACCGCCGGCCGTCCGTTCCCCGTACTCGTCACTTCTCTGCGGCAGGCGGCAGACCTCGTGGAGTTCTCTGCTGCGGCGACCCGGTTGGGAACGGAGCACTGGCCGGGTCCGCTGACCCTCGTCCTTCGGGCGCGACGTGACCTCCCGGTCGTGCACGATGGCACGATCGGTGTGCGGGTGCCTGATCATCCCGCCGCCCTCTGGCTGCTCGAGGTTGCCGGGCCTCTCGCGGTCACGAGCGCCAACCGCAGTGGTGAAGCCGCCGCCCACGACGATCAGGAGGCGAAAGCCATCTTCGGCAACGAAGTGGCGGTCTATCTGGGTGGCAGCAGTCCTGGAGGAACCCCGTCGACCGTCGTCGACTGCACCGTCGACCCACCGGTACTCTTGCGAGCCGGTCCGATCGGTTGA
- a CDS encoding glutamate racemase, which produces MRDRAETVTRMLLAKGAGLIVVACNSASAAALHTLRHLFPGIPFVGMEPAVKPAAEQTARGIIGILATNATFQGELYASVVDRHAAGVRIVDQACPGLATAVERGESGTVHAMLETYLTPLLAAGIDTLVLGCTHYSLLTPAIEAIVGRNVAVIDPAPAVARQAVRMLDGAIRSGARTEYVTTGDADRFARRILELSGKEIPVGFVDELERESGGVPWG; this is translated from the coding sequence GTGCGCGACCGCGCCGAAACGGTGACCCGAATGCTCCTGGCGAAGGGCGCCGGACTGATCGTCGTGGCCTGCAACAGTGCTTCGGCCGCTGCCTTGCACACACTGCGGCACCTGTTTCCGGGCATCCCCTTCGTGGGCATGGAACCGGCCGTCAAACCTGCGGCGGAGCAGACGGCACGAGGGATCATCGGTATCTTGGCCACCAACGCGACCTTCCAGGGCGAGTTGTACGCCTCCGTGGTGGATCGCCACGCCGCAGGAGTCCGCATCGTCGACCAGGCCTGTCCGGGCCTCGCAACGGCGGTCGAGAGAGGCGAGTCCGGAACGGTGCACGCCATGCTCGAGACGTACCTCACCCCGCTGCTCGCCGCAGGTATCGACACGCTCGTTCTCGGGTGCACCCACTATTCGCTGCTGACCCCGGCGATCGAGGCGATCGTCGGCAGAAACGTCGCCGTTATCGATCCCGCGCCCGCGGTGGCCCGCCAGGCGGTGCGCATGCTTGACGGGGCCATCCGCTCGGGCGCTCGCACCGAGTATGTGACGACGGGGGACGCCGATCGGTTCGCCCGTCGGATCCTCGAGTTGAGCGGCAAGGAGATACCGGTCGGCTTCGTAGACGAACTGGAACGTGAATCCGGAGGTGTTCCGTGGGGATGA
- a CDS encoding PaaI family thioesterase: MNPKTINEFLQQSMPSAGDMDITCTEVDANGAVVHWEYGPRWLRPGNYISGPLLMTMADTALYCAVFGNLDRIEPMAVTSELSTHFLRPAVDSGVTATATLIEVTGRRAYGEVRMVLDTNSSSPTRREPTSCLGSRRFPPPD; the protein is encoded by the coding sequence ATGAACCCAAAGACGATCAACGAGTTCCTTCAACAATCGATGCCATCGGCAGGCGACATGGACATCACCTGCACCGAAGTCGACGCCAACGGTGCAGTTGTGCACTGGGAGTACGGGCCGCGTTGGCTGCGTCCCGGCAACTACATCTCAGGACCACTGCTCATGACGATGGCGGACACTGCCCTGTACTGCGCCGTGTTCGGGAATCTGGATCGAATCGAGCCGATGGCGGTCACGTCCGAGCTGTCCACGCACTTCCTTCGGCCCGCCGTCGACAGCGGCGTGACGGCCACGGCCACGTTGATCGAAGTGACCGGTCGGCGCGCCTACGGGGAGGTGCGAATGGTCCTCGACACCAACTCCTCGTCGCCCACGCGACGGGAACCTACATCCTGCCTCGGTAGCCGTCGGTTCCCGCCCCCCGACTGA
- the prmC gene encoding peptide chain release factor N(5)-glutamine methyltransferase: MTDDSLLRDSGLALHEAERLLMAVTGRSRSGLYTGVAPTAEETARFAGLVARRRAGEPLQYLEGIIPFGPVELRVDGRALIPRPETEYLWEQAAHAIAGAGPDTRIVDLCTGSGALAVALRKAFPEARVTATDLSEEALALAAENAAMNGVTVDFCQGDLFSALPIAMKGQIDLLVANPPYVSEAEYRTLPDEIRSHEPRAALVAGPDGDEILERIAAEVHGWLAEGGWLFCEIGETQGERALEMFGGRLFCEVRDDLTGRPRILVGRKGPTQR, encoded by the coding sequence ATGACTGATGACTCGCTCCTGCGTGACTCCGGTCTTGCGCTCCACGAGGCGGAGCGTCTGTTGATGGCCGTCACGGGCCGATCGCGATCTGGTCTCTACACCGGCGTTGCGCCCACGGCAGAGGAGACGGCACGATTTGCCGGCCTGGTCGCTCGACGCAGAGCAGGTGAGCCGCTCCAATACCTCGAAGGAATCATTCCGTTCGGCCCCGTGGAGCTGCGTGTGGACGGTCGTGCTCTGATTCCCCGTCCGGAAACCGAGTATCTCTGGGAGCAGGCCGCCCACGCCATCGCCGGTGCGGGGCCGGACACGCGGATCGTCGATCTGTGTACCGGCTCGGGGGCGCTCGCCGTCGCGCTCCGGAAGGCCTTTCCGGAGGCTCGTGTCACGGCCACCGATTTGTCGGAGGAGGCGCTTGCCCTCGCTGCCGAGAATGCTGCGATGAATGGCGTTACCGTCGATTTCTGTCAGGGGGATCTGTTCTCGGCGCTCCCGATTGCCATGAAGGGTCAGATCGATCTTCTCGTGGCGAACCCGCCGTACGTGTCGGAGGCCGAGTACCGGACGCTTCCCGACGAGATCCGCTCGCATGAGCCGCGCGCCGCGCTGGTCGCGGGCCCGGATGGCGACGAGATCCTGGAACGCATCGCCGCCGAGGTGCACGGGTGGCTCGCCGAGGGCGGTTGGCTCTTTTGCGAGATCGGGGAGACCCAGGGCGAGCGGGCGTTGGAGATGTTCGGTGGCCGGCTGTTCTGCGAGGTTCGTGACGATCTCACCGGGCGGCCGAGGATCCTCGTTGGCCGCAAAGGCCCCACCCAACGTTGA